The Noviherbaspirillum saxi genome includes a window with the following:
- the gstA gene encoding glutathione transferase GstA: protein MKLYFSPGACSLSPHIVLRELGMQFDTEKVNLADKKTASGGDYRQINPKGYVPALQLDSGEVLTEGPAIVQYLADQAPEKHLAPPAGTMERYRLVEWLNFISTELHKTFSPLFKPATPEESKKTALDTIALRLDFVEQQLQGRDFLTGNLFTVADAYMFTILGWARHVKLDLGRWPAVHGFHQRVAERPAVKAALVAEGLIKE from the coding sequence ATGAAACTGTACTTTTCCCCCGGCGCCTGCTCTCTTTCACCGCATATCGTGCTGCGCGAACTCGGCATGCAGTTCGATACCGAGAAGGTCAATCTTGCAGACAAGAAAACCGCAAGCGGCGGCGACTACAGGCAAATCAATCCCAAGGGATATGTCCCGGCGCTGCAACTCGACAGCGGCGAGGTGCTGACCGAAGGTCCGGCAATCGTGCAATATCTGGCGGACCAGGCACCGGAAAAACATTTGGCGCCGCCGGCCGGGACCATGGAACGCTATCGGCTGGTGGAATGGCTGAACTTTATCTCGACCGAACTGCACAAAACCTTTTCGCCGCTGTTCAAACCGGCGACGCCTGAAGAAAGCAAGAAGACCGCATTGGACACCATTGCGCTGCGTCTGGATTTTGTCGAACAGCAGTTGCAGGGCCGTGACTTCCTGACAGGCAATCTATTCACCGTTGCAGACGCGTATATGTTCACCATCCTGGGATGGGCGCGCCATGTGAAGCTCGACCTGGGCCGCTGGCCTGCGGTGCACGGCTTTCATCAGCGGGTGGCGGAACGACCGGCAGTCAAGGCGGCCCTGGTTGCGGAAGGGCTGATCAAGGAGTAA
- a CDS encoding long-chain fatty acid--CoA ligase, with amino-acid sequence MNAPHYAHWPKGLPHAITTPDTSVYVNLQVAAMRYSRKPAIIFYDTVLSYAQVHEQVLALAGYLQQVCGVQRGDRVLLDMQNSPQFIIGYYAIMRADAMVVPVNPMLMTDELHHYVDDSGAKAALVSQEIFSRIAPLVGKTCLSQVVVAAYSDYLIAPTELNVPDFVRAPYAVTAMPGVTPWKQALDAGHAPRAHAAGPDDLACMPYTSGTTGKPKGCVHTHRSVMFNSVASPTWSGPMAPDHVTLAVLPFFHVTGMQSVMNAMIYTGGTIVVLPRWDRDAAGQLITRYKVTTWTLIPTMMIDFLSNPRLAEYDISRLQRVSGGGAAMPAAIAQKLLDLTGQTYMEGYGLSETMAASHVNPPNRMKQQCLGVPYLNVDARIVDPVTLKEVPQGENGEIWIHGPQVFQGYWNDPKKTAEAFAELDGKRFFRSGDLGYVDEEGFFFFTDRLKRMINASGFKVWPAEVEAMMYQHPAVQECCIIAARDPYRGETVKAVIVRRPGSDASAEDVMKWAQEKMAAYKVPKLVEFVDALPKSATGKVMWRSLQEKEMEK; translated from the coding sequence ATGAACGCCCCCCACTACGCCCATTGGCCGAAGGGCTTGCCCCATGCCATCACAACGCCCGATACCAGCGTGTACGTCAATCTGCAGGTGGCCGCGATGCGTTATTCGCGCAAGCCCGCCATCATTTTTTACGACACCGTCCTGAGTTATGCGCAGGTGCATGAACAGGTACTCGCACTGGCCGGTTACCTGCAACAGGTATGCGGCGTGCAGCGCGGCGACCGTGTACTGCTCGACATGCAGAACAGTCCGCAATTCATCATCGGCTATTACGCGATCATGCGTGCCGACGCGATGGTGGTGCCGGTCAACCCGATGCTGATGACCGACGAACTGCATCACTATGTCGACGACAGCGGCGCGAAGGCTGCGCTGGTGTCGCAGGAAATCTTTTCACGCATTGCTCCATTGGTCGGCAAGACTTGCCTGTCGCAAGTAGTGGTGGCTGCGTATTCCGATTACCTGATTGCGCCGACCGAGTTGAACGTGCCGGACTTTGTGCGTGCGCCCTATGCGGTAACGGCGATGCCCGGCGTAACGCCATGGAAGCAAGCACTTGATGCCGGCCATGCGCCGCGCGCGCATGCAGCCGGACCCGATGACCTCGCGTGCATGCCCTATACCTCCGGCACGACCGGCAAACCCAAGGGCTGTGTGCATACGCATCGCTCGGTGATGTTCAATTCGGTCGCCAGTCCGACCTGGTCGGGTCCGATGGCGCCGGACCATGTGACGCTGGCGGTGCTGCCGTTCTTCCATGTGACCGGGATGCAATCGGTGATGAATGCAATGATCTATACCGGCGGCACCATCGTCGTGCTGCCGCGCTGGGACCGCGACGCAGCCGGGCAATTGATCACGCGCTACAAGGTCACGACCTGGACACTGATTCCGACCATGATGATCGACTTCCTGTCCAATCCGCGCCTGGCCGAATACGATATTTCCCGCCTGCAGCGCGTGTCCGGCGGCGGCGCGGCAATGCCAGCCGCGATTGCACAAAAGCTGCTGGACCTGACCGGCCAGACCTATATGGAAGGCTATGGCCTGTCTGAAACGATGGCTGCATCGCATGTCAATCCCCCTAACCGCATGAAGCAGCAATGCCTGGGCGTGCCCTACCTGAACGTCGATGCGCGCATCGTCGATCCGGTGACGCTGAAGGAAGTGCCACAGGGAGAAAACGGCGAAATCTGGATTCATGGTCCGCAGGTATTCCAGGGTTACTGGAACGATCCGAAGAAGACTGCCGAAGCTTTCGCCGAACTCGACGGCAAACGCTTCTTCCGCTCCGGTGACCTCGGCTATGTGGATGAAGAAGGTTTCTTCTTCTTTACCGATCGCTTGAAGCGCATGATCAATGCCAGCGGCTTCAAGGTCTGGCCGGCCGAAGTGGAAGCCATGATGTATCAGCACCCGGCCGTGCAGGAATGCTGCATCATCGCCGCGCGCGATCCATATCGAGGAGAAACCGTCAAGGCCGTGATCGTACGACGGCCCGGCTCGGATGCGAGCGCGGAAGACGTGATGAAGTGGGCGCAGGAAAAGATGGCGGCGTACAAGGTTCCCAAGCTCGTCGAGTTTGTCGATGCCTTACCCAAGTCGGCAACCGGGAAAGTGATGTGGCGCAGCCTGCAGGAAAAAGAGATGGAAAAATAA
- a CDS encoding tyrosine-type recombinase/integrase, producing the protein MLCALLFLYKHVLQMELPWIDNLPKPSKPPRQPTVLTRQEVDLIFAQMNGVHLLIARLLYGTGMRLMECAQLRVKDIDFQRREITIRRGKGGKDRLTMLPLSLKQPLRDQLTYAKSMYEEIRTVQELLGHADVSTTMVYAHVLNKGGRGVSSPIDLPAPC; encoded by the coding sequence GTGCTGTGTGCTTTGCTTTTTCTGTACAAACATGTGCTGCAAATGGAACTGCCTTGGATCGATAACCTGCCAAAGCCATCGAAGCCACCACGGCAGCCCACCGTACTGACGCGGCAGGAGGTTGACCTCATCTTTGCGCAGATGAATGGAGTCCACCTGTTGATTGCCAGACTGCTGTACGGCACCGGAATGCGGCTGATGGAATGCGCACAGTTGCGGGTCAAGGATATCGATTTTCAACGACGGGAAATAACGATCCGGCGTGGCAAAGGTGGCAAGGACCGCCTTACCATGCTGCCGCTTTCCCTTAAACAACCATTGCGCGACCAACTGACATATGCGAAGTCGATGTATGAGGAGATTCGAACGGTACAGGAACTGCTCGGTCATGCCGATGTTTCGACCACGATGGTGTACGCCCACGTCCTCAATAAAGGAGGAAGAGGTGTTTCATCACCAATCGATCTTCCGGCTCCATGCTGA
- a CDS encoding phage integrase N-terminal SAM-like domain-containing protein — protein sequence MENASLNTASGQPPKLLDQLRRCLRDKHYSLRTERVYVYWARWYIRFHQLRHPNDMGDPEIHAFCRTCPTKETFRYQRIIKCCVLCFFCTNMCCKWNCLGSITCQSHRSHHGSPPY from the coding sequence ATGGAAAACGCCTCTCTAAATACTGCTTCCGGGCAACCGCCAAAGCTGCTCGATCAGCTACGACGTTGCCTCAGAGATAAGCACTATAGCCTACGAACCGAACGCGTTTATGTGTACTGGGCAAGATGGTATATCCGCTTTCACCAGCTGCGCCATCCCAATGATATGGGAGACCCTGAAATCCATGCTTTTTGTCGTACCTGTCCAACGAAAGAAACGTTTCGCTATCAACGCATCATCAAGTGCTGTGTGCTTTGCTTTTTCTGTACAAACATGTGCTGCAAATGGAACTGCCTTGGATCGATAACCTGCCAAAGCCATCGAAGCCACCACGGCAGCCCACCGTACTGA
- a CDS encoding IS110 family transposase — protein sequence MNATTVAVDLAKSVFQLAVANSSWHVIEQHRLTRSQFERWFVNRNVSLVIMESCGSAHHWARQFNALGITVKLLPAAYIRAYVKRNKTDAADACALLEAARCADIVPVKVKSIEQQALQGLHRTRSLWMGTRTSRINALRGFCREFGISVTAGSRNGLEQISRVLADPNSAVPVLIRGTMKLLVEEIHLLEARIAQLERELTELARHSPACTTLLSIPGVGLLTATAMVAATSGNVEHFRDARHFASWFGLTPKEYSSGSSRSLGHISKRGDRYLRMLLTHGARSILRAASVAQAAGKRIDHLRIWALTVQGRSNHNKATCALANKLARICYATLRDGEPYTGTVTRMSKKMERTAYAMPA from the coding sequence ATGAATGCTACTACTGTGGCCGTCGATCTGGCCAAATCCGTCTTTCAGCTCGCCGTGGCCAATTCCTCCTGGCATGTCATTGAACAGCACCGCCTGACCCGCAGCCAGTTCGAGCGCTGGTTCGTCAATCGTAATGTTTCCCTCGTCATCATGGAATCCTGCGGTTCGGCTCACCACTGGGCGCGCCAGTTCAATGCCCTGGGCATTACCGTCAAGTTGCTGCCTGCGGCCTACATCCGCGCCTACGTCAAGCGCAACAAGACTGATGCCGCTGATGCCTGTGCCTTGCTCGAGGCCGCCCGCTGCGCCGACATCGTACCCGTCAAGGTCAAGTCGATTGAGCAGCAGGCGCTGCAAGGGTTGCATCGCACCCGCTCCCTGTGGATGGGCACCCGCACCTCGCGTATCAATGCACTGCGCGGTTTCTGTCGGGAATTCGGTATTTCCGTTACGGCTGGCAGCCGCAACGGCCTGGAACAAATCAGCCGTGTCCTGGCCGATCCGAATTCCGCTGTTCCTGTATTGATCCGCGGCACCATGAAACTGCTGGTCGAAGAAATCCACCTGCTCGAAGCGCGCATCGCGCAACTGGAACGCGAACTGACTGAGCTGGCCAGGCACAGCCCTGCCTGCACCACTCTGCTGTCGATCCCCGGCGTCGGTCTGCTCACTGCCACCGCCATGGTTGCCGCCACCAGTGGCAACGTCGAACACTTCCGAGATGCCCGCCACTTCGCCAGCTGGTTCGGCCTCACACCCAAGGAATACTCCTCCGGCAGCAGCCGCTCTCTCGGCCACATCTCCAAGCGCGGCGACCGCTACCTGCGCATGTTGCTCACCCACGGTGCCCGGTCGATACTGCGTGCCGCCAGTGTTGCACAGGCCGCCGGCAAGCGCATCGATCACTTGCGAATTTGGGCGCTCACTGTTCAGGGAAGGTCGAACCACAACAAGGCCACCTGTGCGCTGGCCAACAAACTCGCTCGCATTTGCTACGCGACGCTGCGCGACGGGGAACCCTATACCGGAACGGTGACGCGCATGAGCAAGAAAATGGAACGCACTGCTTACGCGATGCCAGCCTGA
- a CDS encoding glutathione S-transferase family protein — protein MITLYCYGRVYPGMIGEARDLRAQWALEETGLPYRVHALDFIAGELDGPDYGRLSYFRQVPVIDDDGFVIGESGAIVLYIAEKAGKLIPTDFSGRTKVVQWCFVALATVERLLFEIQMIDAGMGGMGAEERRAALVKEAHRRALPGLERRLDGREWIACEGFTVADILLATVLRQVRHTDLLAPYPRLEAYYARALARPAWQRTLSLCAERQGGTVADIP, from the coding sequence ATGATTACCCTCTATTGTTATGGACGCGTTTACCCTGGGATGATTGGCGAGGCGCGCGACCTACGGGCGCAATGGGCGCTTGAGGAAACCGGGTTGCCCTACCGCGTCCATGCCCTCGATTTCATCGCCGGCGAACTCGACGGTCCAGACTATGGCCGGCTCAGCTATTTCCGTCAGGTGCCGGTGATTGACGATGACGGCTTCGTCATCGGCGAGTCCGGCGCGATTGTTCTCTACATCGCCGAGAAGGCAGGCAAGCTAATCCCCACTGACTTCTCTGGACGCACGAAGGTCGTGCAATGGTGCTTCGTCGCGCTCGCGACCGTCGAGCGACTGTTGTTCGAGATCCAGATGATCGACGCGGGCATGGGTGGAATGGGAGCTGAAGAGCGGCGGGCGGCGCTAGTCAAGGAAGCCCACCGTCGGGCGCTCCCCGGGCTGGAACGCCGGCTCGACGGCCGCGAATGGATCGCCTGTGAGGGGTTCACGGTCGCCGACATTCTCCTTGCCACAGTACTGCGGCAAGTGCGCCATACCGATCTTCTAGCGCCATATCCGCGCCTGGAGGCCTATTACGCGAGGGCCCTGGCACGCCCTGCGTGGCAGCGCACGCTGAGCCTTTGCGCCGAGCGGCAGGGTGGAACCGTTGCCGACATTCCTTGA
- a CDS encoding DUF1269 domain-containing protein, which translates to MRHRLFYLLPDIDSARRALDDMLLNRIEVRHIHFMSERSPVPPDLPEANVLQKTDVVHGAQAGMLVGALLGMMVATGVVAYFDPVAKATLAIAITLAAMVFGGWAASMVAAALPNSRLKSFYPELDKGKLLMIVDVPARQVRKIEKVMADRHPEMRFAGEAAGVPVFP; encoded by the coding sequence ATGCGACATCGCCTTTTCTATCTGCTTCCCGATATCGACAGTGCGCGCCGTGCATTGGATGACATGCTGCTCAATCGCATAGAGGTGCGGCATATTCATTTCATGAGCGAACGCAGCCCGGTGCCGCCGGATCTGCCCGAAGCGAATGTACTGCAAAAGACCGATGTGGTTCACGGTGCCCAGGCCGGCATGCTGGTCGGCGCGCTGCTGGGAATGATGGTAGCGACTGGCGTGGTTGCCTATTTCGATCCGGTGGCAAAAGCCACGCTGGCAATTGCCATCACATTGGCGGCGATGGTGTTCGGCGGCTGGGCAGCCAGCATGGTGGCTGCAGCCTTGCCCAATTCCCGCCTCAAATCGTTTTATCCGGAACTGGACAAAGGTAAGCTGCTGATGATTGTGGACGTGCCGGCGCGCCAAGTGCGCAAGATCGAGAAAGTCATGGCCGACCGTCATCCTGAAATGCGATTCGCGGGCGAGGCGGCGGGAGTACCGGTCTTTCCCTGA
- a CDS encoding B12-binding domain-containing radical SAM protein gives MTILLSTLNARYTHASLGLRYLLANMGELRELTRLQEFVIGAKTADVVERLLAHQPRIIGFGVYIWNVEETTRVVALLKRIAPQVSIVLGGPEVSYEVAEQPIVQLADYLVTGWGDVTFPQLCRQLLHGPKPLMKIHAGVQPPLDQIRLPYADYSDRDIAHRTLYVEASRGCPFKCEFCLSSLDKTAWPFDLDAFLAELEALHARGARLFKFVDRTFNLNIKSSLKIMQFFLDKLAAQPDDPVFAHFEVVPDHLPDALKQAIQLFPPGTLQFEIGIQSFNPEVQSVISRKQNNDKSADNIRWLREHSHAHLHVDLIAGLPGEDLDSFAQGFDRLVALAPHEIQFGILKRLRGTPIIRHTDAYGLIFDPYPPYTILATDCIDFATMQRLVRFARYWDLVANSGRFANTLPAILGGAPFANFMMLSDWLYAHTDATHRIALDKLAALVAQWLRSRGMAADRAAALIDSDYAGQAHKGRVKTAANAEATPQRQARHLAA, from the coding sequence ATGACTATCCTGTTGTCGACCCTTAACGCCCGCTATACGCACGCGTCGCTTGGTTTGCGTTATCTGCTCGCCAATATGGGGGAGTTGCGGGAATTGACCCGCTTGCAGGAATTCGTGATCGGCGCAAAAACCGCCGATGTGGTCGAGCGCCTGCTCGCGCATCAGCCGCGCATTATCGGGTTTGGCGTGTATATCTGGAATGTCGAGGAAACAACGCGGGTGGTGGCGTTGCTCAAGCGCATCGCGCCTCAAGTGAGCATCGTTCTTGGCGGACCGGAAGTATCGTATGAAGTGGCCGAGCAGCCTATCGTGCAACTGGCCGATTACCTCGTAACGGGCTGGGGCGATGTGACTTTTCCCCAGCTCTGTCGGCAACTCTTGCACGGCCCCAAGCCGCTGATGAAAATCCATGCCGGGGTGCAACCACCGCTCGATCAGATCAGGCTGCCGTATGCCGACTACAGTGACCGGGATATCGCACATCGCACGCTGTATGTCGAAGCGTCGCGCGGCTGTCCGTTCAAATGCGAATTCTGTCTGTCCTCGCTCGACAAGACCGCGTGGCCCTTCGACCTCGATGCATTTCTGGCGGAACTGGAAGCACTGCATGCGCGTGGCGCGCGGCTATTCAAGTTCGTCGACCGCACCTTCAACCTGAATATCAAGTCCAGCCTGAAGATCATGCAGTTCTTCCTCGACAAGCTGGCCGCGCAGCCGGACGATCCGGTATTTGCGCATTTCGAAGTGGTGCCGGATCATTTACCGGATGCCTTAAAGCAAGCAATCCAGTTATTTCCACCGGGAACACTGCAATTCGAAATCGGGATCCAGAGCTTCAACCCTGAAGTGCAATCCGTGATCAGCCGCAAGCAAAACAATGATAAGTCGGCCGACAACATCCGCTGGCTGCGCGAACATTCACATGCGCATCTGCATGTGGATTTGATCGCCGGCCTGCCGGGCGAAGACCTGGACAGTTTTGCGCAGGGTTTCGATCGTCTGGTGGCGCTTGCACCGCATGAAATCCAGTTCGGCATACTCAAACGCCTGCGCGGTACGCCCATCATTCGCCATACCGATGCTTACGGGCTGATATTCGATCCGTATCCGCCGTATACGATCCTGGCGACCGATTGCATCGATTTCGCCACCATGCAGCGCCTGGTGCGTTTTGCGCGTTACTGGGATCTGGTCGCCAATTCCGGCCGTTTCGCCAATACGCTGCCGGCCATCCTCGGCGGCGCGCCGTTTGCCAATTTCATGATGTTGTCGGATTGGCTGTATGCGCATACCGATGCGACGCACCGGATTGCGCTCGACAAGCTGGCTGCGCTAGTTGCGCAATGGCTGCGCAGCCGCGGCATGGCCGCGGATCGGGCCGCGGCGCTGATCGACAGCGATTATGCGGGACAGGCGCACAAGGGACGAGTGAAAACCGCGGCAAATGCCGAGGCGACGCCGCAGCGGCAGGCGCGGCATCTCGCCGCATAA
- a CDS encoding DUF3717 domain-containing protein translates to MDITLPELEQAINYWRALRPSSGEERALSPEVNLLATVYAIMIFNKAHAVPLDSLDQPVRQLLDNWREKKV, encoded by the coding sequence ATGGACATTACCCTTCCCGAGCTGGAACAAGCGATCAATTACTGGCGCGCGCTGCGGCCATCGAGCGGTGAAGAACGCGCGCTATCGCCCGAAGTCAACCTGCTGGCGACGGTTTACGCGATCATGATTTTCAACAAGGCGCATGCGGTGCCGCTGGACTCGCTGGATCAGCCGGTGCGCCAGCTGTTGGATAACTGGCGCGAGAAAAAAGTTTAG